In Argiope bruennichi chromosome 4, qqArgBrue1.1, whole genome shotgun sequence, a single window of DNA contains:
- the LOC129966764 gene encoding uncharacterized protein LOC129966764 gives MRRSIITTTTTITITIMVTNISTITSMDTTTNMTINMATIINMIINMTTSMDTIIITNMDMNTTISTGMITITNMDITTSTSMVMITITSMDMIIITNMSMDTIMVIITNTNTDTTIITNTDMTTTINMDMITIINMSMDTITDMTTSTNMVMIIITNTDITMDIIMITNMGTITITNMDMTTTISTDTITITSMDTITITSMDTITITSMDMSMVITTAMDIITIMDMTITTNMDTSMDMTTSTDTTTDIIMATTMDTITNMGTIMAITTATDTIMDITMVITIVSCMVMVLEDMDLEDMVTAPTVLAGTATAVLGTITASSILATMKSKSNLIEF, from the coding sequence ATGAGACGGAGCATCatcaccaccaccaccaccatcaCCATCACAATCATGGTCACGAACATAAGCACGATCACAAGCATGGACACGACCACAAACATGACCATAAACATGGCCACGATCATAAACATGATCATAAACATGACCACAAGCATGGACACGATCATCATCACAAACATGGACATGAACACCACCATAAGCACGGGCATGATCACCATCACAAACATGGACATCACCACCTCCACAAGCATGGTCATGATCACCATCACAAGCATGGACATGATCATCATCACAAACATGAGCATGGACACCATCATGGTCATCATCACGAACACAAACACGGACACGACCATCATCACAAACACGGACATGACCACCACCATAAACATGGACATGATCACCATCATAAACATGAGCATGGACACCATCACGGACATGACCACCTCCACAAACATGGTCATGATCATCATCACAAACACGGACATCACCATGGACATCATCATGATCACAAACATGGGCACGATCACCATCACAAACATGGACATGACCACCACCATAAGCACGGACACGATCACCATCACAAGCATGGACACGATCACCATCACAAGCATGGACACGATCACCATCACAAGCATGGACATGAGCATGGTCATCACCACAGCCATGGACATCATCACAATCATGGACATGACCATCACCACAAACATGGACACCAGCATGGACATGACCACAAGCACGGACACCACCACGGACATCATCATGGCCACCACCATGGACACCATCACAAACATGGGCACCATCATGGCCATCACCACGGCCACGGACACCATCATGGACATCACCATGGTCATCACCATAGTATCTTGCATGGTCATGGTTTTGGAGGACATGGATTTGGAGGACATGGTTACAGCTCCCACGGTCTTGGCGGGTACAGCTACGGCGGTCTTGGGGACCATCACAGCTTCTTCAATCTTGGCCACGATgaaatcaaaatctaatttaattgaGTTTTGA